From Kaistella polysaccharea:
TACCGGAAAAATTGTCGCCATCAAACAACTGGCAAAATATGCAGATATTACGACCGCTTTCCCTGATTACGAACCGGAAGAAGCGATTTACGAAATCAAAGTAGTACCGGAAAATCAGAAGGCAGCGAAAGATATTTTGGTAAATTCTAATGTGACTTTAAAGTAATCGTTTAATTAAAAGTCACAAAATGAAACAAATTAAATATTTATTAAAAAGGGAATTCCGCCTGTTCTTAACGAACAAGACCTTGATCTCGGTTTTCTTTTTAGCGCCGGTTTTCTATGCATTATTAATCGGATTTACGTATCAATCCGGGAAAGTAGAAAACATTCCAGTGATCGTGGTGAATCACGACAACACGCCTTTGTCAGACCAACTTTTGGAAATGCTTCAGGACAGCAAAGCGATAAAAGTGCTGAGTTACATCAACGAACCGGCAAACCTGAAAGATGAAACCATAAAAACGGAAGCCGCCGCGGTAATCATCATTCCCGAACGTTTCGAAGCCATGATGCTGCAGAAGAAATATCCGGAAGTGAATGTTTATGTGAACACTTCCAACGTGTTAACCGCGAATTTCGCCACCAAAGCCATTCAACAAACCCTGGGAACTTTTTCGGCCGGAGCAGAAATAAAAGCATTGCAAAAAAAAGGAATGAACGCAGATTTGGCGAAAACCCAGTTCGAACCTTTCAAAGCTAATTATATTACGCTCTTCAACACGACCAGCAATTACCTAGTTTTTATGTGGCCCGCAATGATGGCGGTCGTTTTACAGCAGGTGATTTTACTCGCGATGGCTGTTTCATTTTCCGAAGAATTTAAAAGAGAATCCTTCATTAAAGATTTTGCAGGCAAGGAAAAATATGCAGTTGCCGTGATGGCGATAAAATGTCTTCCAATCTGGGTTTTTGCGAATTTCAATATTCTTTTCTTCTATCTGTGCAGTCTCTATTTCAAAATTCCCGTCCCAGATAATGTCTGGAATTTCTTCCTAATCACCGCAGTTTTTGTCGTCGCAGCAACCAATCTCGGCGTTTTGGTCAGTATCGTAATTCCTGATGCGCTGAAAGCAACTCAGTATTTAATGGTTATTGCGTCGCCTGCATTTATCATCAGTGGATTTACATGGCCGACTTACGCTATGCCGGAATTTATCAAAAATTTCACTGCGATTATTCCTTTAACGCCTTATTTAGAAGCGCTGAAGATTATGGTTGTTCAAAACGGATCTGCAATTTTGACTAAAAAATATCTGGTTCACTTGCTGATTTTAGGTTGGGTTTATTTCATTATCGGCTGGATCGCTTTGAAAATTAAAATCCATTTCCTATTCAAAAAATATAATATTTCAGAAGATTACGAGGAGGAAATTCCTAGCCAAGAAAATCCGAATTTAATCATCGACGATGAAAATTTTCTGAATTAAAAAATAACAGTTTTCATACTGTTTGTTTGTTGAGAACGTCTGGACTTCGGTTCGGACGTTTTTTTTTGGCAGACAATTGGCAAAGCTGAATCTTTTTTATTTTTATATTGTTTTATGGCAGCGATTTCCGCCCTCCGTTCCCGCTTTTTTGTTTCACTTCGTTCCACAAAAAGAGCTCTACTCAAGTCGGGCTGCAGATTTCACTTCTTTCACCTGTAATTTTAAATAGGAAATCTCTCCGTATTTACCAGATTCTTTTCATTATTTTTGTGGAAACTCCATTACGTGAAACTTCTCGATCAAATTTCAAAATATATAAAAGTAGACGCTGTTACCGAAGATTTCTTTCGGAACGAAACCCAAACCAAAACTTTCGCAAAAGGCGAATTATTAAGCCATCAAAATACCTACAACCGAAACGTCTATTACATGGAAGAAGGTTTGGCAAGAACGTATTATTTTGAAAAAGGAAGAGACATTACCACCAACTTTTATTCTGAAGGAAAATCTTTTGGTAGCATTGATACCATTTTCGCAAACGTTCCCACCATTTATAATATCGAAACTTTAGAAGAAAGCACCATCACTTTTTGTGATTATAAGAAACTCGAAGAATTATGTTCCGTTTCTTTGACCTCTGCAAATTTCAGTCGGTTTCTTTTGGGGAATTTAATGACCCAAATGTCTAAACGGGTCAACTCTTTGCAACACATGACTGCGAAAGAAAAGTACGTTCAACTTTTGGAGGAAAATCCGAATATAATTTTGAGAGCACCTTTGGGAATGATTGCCACTTACCTTGGGATTTCCCAGGAAACATTAAGTAGAATCAGAAGTGAAATTTAAAATATAATAATCTGCGTAAATAATTATATTTTTGTTAATCTAAATTTAAATTATGCAAGACGTTTTCAACGCCAAAGAATCACAAATTTACATCGACAGAATCAACAATCTTACTCCTTTTGCGGTACCGCTTTGGGGAAAAATGTCTGTAGATCAGATGTTGGCGCACTGCAATGTTACTTATGAGATGGTTTATGAACCTCAAAAACATAAATCTCCGGGCGGTCTTGCAAAATTTATATTGAAAAAATTTGTAAAACCGAAGGTTGTGGGGGAAAAAGCTTATTCTAAAAATTCGCCGACTTCACCGCAATTTTTAATTAAAGAACGTCAGGATTTTATTCTGGAAAAAAAGCGTCTCATTGGCTTTATTCAGAAAACACAACAGTTAGGTAGAGAGGCTTTCGACGGTAAAGAATCTTTTTCTTTCGGAAAACTGAAAGCCCAGGAATGGAATAACATGTTCGCGAAACATTTGAATCATCATCTGGATCAATTTGGCGTTTAGGCAGAACTAATATCACAAATGTAAAACCACAAAGTCACAAAGTTAAGTTGAAGATAAGTTTAAAATCATGCTTCCTAAAAGAACACAAAACCTTTGAAAATCTATAGATTTTCATTTTGTGAACTTCTATTAATAATTTTTTAAAGTATGCTTTGTGATTTTATGTTTGAAAAAATAAGTGCTTACTTTTATTGTTATTTACCGACTTAAATTTTTTTAGAAAAACACAAATCATGAAACAATTAACTCTTTTATTTTTGGTGATCAGCACTTTTACTTTCGCGCAAATGCCGAATATTTCCAGCGTTTGGATGAACAATTCACAACCTTATACAGGAACGATCGGCGCAGAAAAAACACCGCTTAAACTGAAAATAAATATTTCTGAGCAGGATAAGTTGAAAGATCAGGAGTATTATCTCGCGGGCTTTTCAATCGTGGAAAACAACAGCAGCAAGTTTGAAGGCAAACTTAAAATCATAAATTATAAAGCGGGCAAAAAGAGAAACAGTGTTTTTGGCGAATACGAATTTGCAGAGGAAAATAAGGGAAAACATTCCGGAATTTTCGCAGGGAAATTTGTCTATACTTTTATGTGGAATAAAAAGACCGAAAAAATCGAGAGACAATTTATAGAATTTTTCGGTACGTGGAAAAGTTACGATGGAACATTAAATTTTCCAACGCGCTGGAGCAATCAAGTTTCAAATTAATCTCGAAAAATAAAATAATTATGGCTTCTATTCATCCTTATCTTACGTTTGACGGTACTTGCGAAGAAGCATTCAATTTCTATAAATCTGTATTTGGCGGTGAATTTCCTATGGTTGGTCGGTTTGGCGAAATGCCCGCGCCGGAAGGAATGCCCCCTTTGCCTGAGGAATTAAAAAATCGAATCATGCACATTTCGCTTCCTATTTCCGATGAAACTATTTTAATGGGCAGCGACACCATGCCCGGTATTCACGATCACCAAATTGGGAACAATGTATCATTGTCGGTTAATACCACTTCGAAAGAAGAAGCAGACCATATTTTTAACGGACTTTCTGCAGAAGGAACGGTCACAATGCCTCTAGAGGAAACCTTCTGGGGCGCTTATTTTGGGATGTGGACCGATAAGTTTGGTATTCTCTGGATGGTGAATTATGATGATCCTACTAAAGTTCAACCACATTAATTTTTAGGAGCTTGAAGATTTTCGCACAGTTCGAAGATCAAACCCGCTTTCCACTTTATCCCCGACCAGTCGAGGGATGCCGTTTCAATCGGGGCTAAAATAAAGATTCATTTTTTCTTTATAAATCGCGAAATATTTTAGAAGAAAACCTATGTATAAGAGCCGAAAATTATTTCGGCTCTTGCTAATTTAGTTATAAAGTAAATTTACAAATTCACATTCTCCAAAATTACGGCGTAACCTTGTCCGACACCAATACACATTGTTGCCAAGGCATATCTTTTTCCAGTTTTGCTGAGTTCCAAAGCAGCAGAATACGTAATTCTGGTTCCGCTCATCCCAAGTGGATGACCTAATGCGATCGCGCCACCATTCACATTTACGCGAGGATCGTCGTTTTTCAGTCCAAGTTCTTTTAGTACTGCAATACTTTGTGCGGCGAAAGCTTCATTTAATTCGATAATATCAATCTGATCCAATGTTAAACCCGCTCTTTTTAAGGCTAATTTTGTGGCGTCAACGGGACCAATTCCCATGATTTTGGGTTCCACACCCACAACAGCAGAACAAACAATTTTCGCCAAAGGTTTCAATCCATACTTTTTTACCGCCTCATCCGACGCCATGATTACAGCCGCTGCACCGTCATTTAATCCGGAGGCGTTTCCGGCGGTGACGCTGCCATTTTCTTTTACAAAAGCAGGTCTAAGTTTGCCTAAAACTTCTAAAGTTGAATTGGGTTTTATAAATTCATCTTTATTGATTATAATTGCATCTCCTTTTCGTTGCGGAATGACAATTTCAGAAATTTCTTCTCCCAACCGACCGTTTTCCTGGGCTTTTGCAGCTTTCATTTGAGAGTTCAAAGCAAAATCATCCTGTTCTTCACGTGTAATATGATACATTTCCGCGAGATTCTCCGCTGTTTTTCCCATGGCATCAATTCCATAGGTTTTTTCCATTTCTGGATTGATGAAACGCCACCCAAAACTGGAATCGAACATTTTAGAATCTGTCCCAAATGCGGATGCTGATTTTGATAAAACATAAGGCGCTCTCGACATTCCTTCAACGCCGCCCGCAATAAATAAATCTCCCTCATCTGATTTTATAGCTCGCATCGCCTGAACAATAGAACTCATTCCTGAGGCACACAATCTGTTTACGGTTTCTCCGGGAACATTAATGGGAATTCCAGCTAACAGCAAAGCCATTCTTGCAATATTTCGATTGTCTTCTCCCGCTTGATTGGCGCAACCGATAATGACATCGTCAATTTTATCTAGTGGTAATCCAGGATTTTTTTTAATTAAACTTTTCAATACCGAAGCCATTAAATCATCAGTTCTGACCGGTGCCAAACTTCCTTTAAAATTCCCGATGGCAGAGCGGGTTCCATCGATGATATATGCGTTTTTCATTCTTTATTTTTAGTGATCGTAAATTTAAGAAAAATTGTGGAGTGGGAAATTGGGCTTCAATTCAACAATATTAAAGCAATTTTCGAATAATTATGCATTCGATTTTTTAAAAAATATTTTAATAAAACTGCTGACGAATAAAATTCCGGCAGCAACGAGTGCCATTAAATAAATTTGTTGGCTTACTGCTTTATTAGCAATCGCGATCGCAACCAATGCCCAAACTGCAACCAAGGAAAAAACAGGTGCATTTTTTTTCCAAGTCATGTACAAATGTATGATTAAGGCAATAATTATTAAAATAATAGTCCAGGATATTTCAGATAATCCCCAACCGTTCCACGCTATTTTAGTCAGCCATGCCGACGCTGCTGCAATCAATGCAACACTTACCCAACCAGCGTAAATTTGAAAAGGAAAATTAATAAACCATTTTTCCGCGGCTCCTGAATTATATTTTAAAGCTTGCATTAAAATCATCAAAAGAGAAAAGAAAGTGATTAATAGAACAAGTACAGAAATACCCGTAAAACCGTATAACCACGTCAAAATCCAGACACAGTTCACGACACACGAAATCACAAACCACCAGCCAATTTTTTCTACAAAATCATCAGCTTCATTTTTAGATGGATTAAATAAACTTCTACCCGTATAAAATACGAATCCGATTAAAAGCAAATAGATAAGCCCCCAAATTGAAAAGGCATAACCCGCCGGTGTAAACAAATTGTGATATTGATTTGAAACATTCGCGATCGTTTTTCCATTAAAAATTCCGGTGTTGCTTAAATAATTAAAGACAATGGTGAAGACTAAAAAGAAGCCATTCGCAATTTGTAGTATTTTTCTCATCGGTACATTATTTTGTTTAATTTTTTTCGGTTCTAAAATATAGAATTAATCTGCGATTTTCATCTACTTAATCGATATAGATACTTACTCGTACGATTCCCACCACTTTTCGTAGACCTTTTGTTCATTTTCCCAATTCACTTTTTCGCCGATTTTTGGGGTAATAAAACGCAGATTCTCTCTTTCATTAAGCGCTGTAACTTTTTGCAAAGGTTCTTTCCAGTCATGCAAAGACAGGGCGAATTTGGAATTGTGCACGGGAATAATTCTTTTTGCTTTTAGATTTTTTGATGCAACTAGGAATTCTTCGGGTAGCATGTGAATGTAGCGCCAATCTTCGTTGTATTGTCCAAGTTCTAAAATCGCTAAATCAAAGCCACCAAAACGATTTCCTATTTTTTCGAAATGATCATCAAATCCAGAATCTCCACCGATATAGATTTTCCGCTCTGAAGTTTCAAAAATAAAACTCGCCCAAATTGCCTGATTTCGTTTTAAACCGCGCCCAGAAAAGTGGCGCGCAGTTTCAACATAGACTTTAAAACCGTTACCTAAATCGAAATTTTCGCCCCAATCTAATTCAATAATTTTTTTAGGGTCATATTTCCAATATTCTAAATGTTCGCCCGTTCCTAGGCCTGTAATGACTTGCTTTGCTTTTGGATTGAGTTTCTTTACCGTTTTATAATCCAGATGATCCCAGTGATCGTGCGTGATTATTAAATAATCCAATTCTGGGATATCGTCCGTAGAATATAGGTCTGTTCCTTCAAATGCCTTGGTTGTGAAATTTACTGGTGAGGCATTTCCACTAAAAACCGGATCTACAAGAATTCTCTTACCCTCAATTTGAATGTAATAAGAAGAATGACCCATCCACACGTAAACATTTTCTGTCGGGTCTAAATTTATTAAATCTGTTTTGGTAAATTTAAATTTCTGCTGTGGTTTTAGGTTTTTATTTTTTTCGAATATAAACCGAAAAATTACACCGGTAATGGAAGTTCCTTCCGCAAGTTGAGGCGTAACCTTAATATTATCAAATTTATCTTTTTTATAGTGCGGCGATTTGATAATTCTTTCCAAGCGCTTTCCCGACGGTGCTTTCCCAAATTGTGGCTGTTGAAGAAAGAGAAATACGGCGGCCACAGCGAGTGCCGCAAAACTAAAGAATGGAATCATAAATTTTCTGATTTTCAAAAAAATGTTTTCTAAAAAGTGTATGTGTAAATGATTATCTCATTGAAATTTTTCAATGAAAATATTTTCAAATTTAGTTTAAAGTAGTGGATGCTAAATATCATGACTATATTTTTTATTTCTCGCTGAAATACTATTAACTTTAGTATAATCAAAAATTAAAATATTATGCACGAAAATGTAGTTATTAAACAAAGAGTTAATGCGCCGGTTGAAAAGGTTTGGAACGCTTTGACCGATAAAGCGCAGATGAAAGAATGGTATTTTGATATTCCGGATTTTGAACTGGGTGTTCATAATGAGTTCAACTTTTATGAACCAGGGGAAGAGAAAAAATTCCATCATCATGGTCAAATTCTGGAAGTAATTCCTCAGGAAAAATTTAAACACACGTGGTCGTATCCAGAATTTTCTAAAGATAAATCTATTGTAAAATGGCGACTTGAAGAAGATCAAGATGGTACAGTAATAACTCTTACCCACAAAGGTCTGGAGTATTTCGACCATTTGGGCAGCGATTTTCAAAAAGAAAGTTTTGAGAGCGGATGGAATACATTAATCGGTGAAAATCTGAAAAAATACGTGGAAAAATAAAAATTAAAGAAGGGCTCGAAAAAGCCCTTCTTGATTAATTTAAAATCGAGTTTTATAGATCTTCTAGTTTTCTCTTCTGTACTTTTTTGAAAGTGTAACTGCTCATCATAATACTGAATTCATAGAGCAGAAGAAGCGGTAATGCTGCCATCATCATACTTAAAACGTCTGCCGGCGTGATAATCGCAGCGACAACCATAATCAATACAATCGCGTGTTTACGATACTTGCGCATAAATTGCGGCGTAAGAATTCCAATTGATGTCATGAAATATACAATCACAGGAAAAAGGAAAACCAATCCCATTCCCAGGACAATTTGCAAAAATAATGTGGTGTAATCTGTAAGATCAAAAAGTTGGGTGATGGTATCAGATACTTTAAATAATAGTCCAAAATTAATGGCAAATGGCAGAATAAGGAAATATCCACATAAGATTCCTAAAGCGAATAAAATCCAAATAAAATTGATCACAAATACTGAGTTTTTCCGTTCTTTTGGATGTAAAGCAGGAGAAATAAAACGCCATAATTCCCAGATCAGGTAGGGGAAAGCAGCAACCAGACCACCAAATATAGAAACAGCCATCATGACATTAAACTGTTCAAAAAGTTTTTTCTGCTGCACTGCAAAATTTCCGGGTAATGTGATGCTGTCTTCACCGATAATTTCGCGGGAAAAATGATTCACCACTCGGAAAGTGAAAAAATCATTTCTCGTGGGACCGAAAAAAATATGATCCATTATCCAATTTACATTAAACCCAATGACGATGGCGCATACCACTACGGCAATCAAAGAACGGATTAAATGTCCTCTTAATTCACCTATATGTCCTAAAAAGGACATTTCTTTTCCTTCGATCACGAAAATTATTTTTAATATTGTACTAGACGACCGATCAATAGAAACCGATTTCTTTGTGAAGATGCGAAATTAAAAAATAAATGGCTAAATATCTTTATAATGTTTAGAATAATTAAAATCTTGATATAATCCTACAAATCTAAGTGCCTTTAGAAAATATCATTAATAATTATCTAAATATTAATTTATTCCTTCATCTAAAAGTCTGTGAATATCAATGATACCAAAGTATTTATTTTCTTCCGTGACGATCAGTTGACCAATGTTCTTATCTTTTAAAATCTGCATCGCTTCTTTTGCTAACATACGCTTGTCAATGCTTTTTGGATTTTTACTCATGATATCTTTGGCGGTAAGTTTTGAAAAATCCTGATCGCTCATGAGCATTCTCCTTAAATCTCCATCAGTAATGACGCCGATGATTTCGTCGTGATCCGTCACCACCGTAATTCCATGCTTTGAACCGCTCACGGAAATGATAATGTCTCGAACACTGGAATTTTCTGAAACCTGCGGTTTTTGAGGAGATAGAAACTGTTCCACTTTCGCAGTTAGATTTTTTCCTAAACTGCCACCAGGATGAAATTTGGCGAAATCATTCTCTTTGAAGCCATTTAATTCCATCAGACATACTGCGAGAGCATCGCCCAAAGCCATTTGTAATGTTGTAGAACTTGTAGGTGCAAGTTTTATTGGGCAGGCTTCTTTTTCAACATAAGTATCCAGAATAACATCAGCAGATTCCGCAAGTCTACTTTTAGAATTTCCGGTCATCCCAATAAGCGCAGATGAATATTCTTTTAAAAAGGGCAGGAGCGTCACAATCTCTGGGGAATTGCCCGAATTTGAAATACAAAGTACAACGTCGGATTTTTGAATGACTCCTAAATCACCGTGAATAGCTTCTGACGCATGTAAAAATTGAGAGGGTGTTCCAGTCGAGTTCAAGGTAGCAACCATTTTATTGCCCACGTGCGCAGATTTACCAATTCCGACAACAATCAGTTTTCCTGAGCTTTTATTAATAATTTCTACCGCTCGCACAAATTCTGAATCGAGTCGGTTTTTTAGGTTTTCAAGCTCTGCGATTTCAATGGCAAGTGCTTGTTTAGCTAGGTTTAGAATTTCCTGAGTATTCATTAAATTTCGATAGAATTAAAAATTTTAGGTCGCTTTTTTGTCTTAAATAAAATCGTACACGAAGTAATTCTCAGCAAATTACCTAGAATGGTGATTATTATAAAATCGCAATGCAAAGACTAATTTGTAATTTTAATTTTTTAACTTTGGTTAATATGCAAATTTAGGAAACAAAATCAATCCATTTGAATTCTTTCTAAATTTTCAGACGGCGATGTTATAGAAATAAGAAAGTGACGCCGCTATTAAAAAATGAAATTGAAAATGAAAACCTCCCATACCGATTTATCTAAAGAACTCAAAAAATATTTCGGATTTTCTACATTTAAAGGTCATCAGGAGACCATTATAAATACTTTGTTAAGCGGTCAAGACGTTTTTGTTTTGATGCCAACTGGCGGCGGAAAGTCGCTCTGCTATCAATTACCCGCATTAATGTGCGAGGGAACTGCAATTGTCGTTTCACCGCTGATCGCATTAATGAAAAATCAAGTTGACGCAATTAATGGTCTTTCTTCGGTCGAAGGTATTGCACATGTACTAAATTCTTCCCTGAATAAAACCCAGACGAAGCAAGTTTTTGATGATATCCGATCTGGTGTAACCAAATTACTGTATGTCGCCCCAGAATCTTTAATAAAGGAAGAATATCTGGAGTTTTTGCGAGAAGTTCAAATCTCATTTGTAGCAATTGATGAAGCGCATTGCATTTCTGAATGGGGGCATGATTTCCGTCCCGAATACCGTAATCTCAAAACCATTATTGATAAAATTGCTGATGTTCCTGTGATCGCTTTAACCGCAACTGCCACACCGAAAGTTCAGGATGATATTCAGAAAACTTTGGGAATGACCAATGCGGTGGTTTTTAAAGAAAGTTTTAACCGTCCGAATTTATTTTACGAAGTACGACCCAAGGTAAATATTGACCGTGAAATTGTCAAATTCATCAATGCTAGGAAAGGGAAATCTGGTATCGTGTATTGCCTGAGTCGTCGGAAAGTTGAGGAGTTTGCGCAAGTTCTTCAGGTAAACGGAATTAATGCGCTCCCTTATCATGCTGGTTTAGACCAAAAAACAAGAGTCATGAATCAGGATAAGTTCCTGATGGAAGATGCCGACGTCATTGTTGCTACCATCGCTTTCGGAATGGGAATCGATAAACCGGATGTGCGCTTTGTGATTCATTATGATATTCCAAAATCGTTAGAAAGCTATTACCAGGAAACCGGACGTGCCGGAAGAGATGGTGGAGAAGGATATTGTCTGGCTTTTTATGATCCAAAAGATATTGAAAAACTAGAGAAATTTTTGGCGCAAAAGCCGGTTTCGGAAAGAGAAATTGGATTACAGCTTTTAAATGAAGTTGTTGGTTATGTAGAAACATCCATGAGTCGCCGACAATATATCTTGTACTATTTTGGCGAGCAATTCGATCCCAAAACGGGACTAGGCTGGGAAATGTGCGACAATGCTACCAATCCTCCGACTCTAAAAGATGCTTCTAAAGAGCTGGCAATCGTTTTAAAGCTGGTTAAAGATTTGGAGGAAAAATTTAAGACCAAAGATTTAATTGCAGTCATTGTCGGTAAAGAAAATCCTGTTACAAAATCATACAAATTAGAAAACACAAAGCATTTTGGTATTGGTAAAGGAGAATCAGAAAATTTCTGGAAATCCATTATTCGTCAAGCTACGGTGCAGAATTTCCTTCAGAAAGATATTGAAACCTATGGTGTTCTTAAATTAACTGAAAAAGGACAAAAAGCATTAGCTGAGAAAAAAGATCATGTTTTCTTTATTGCTGAAGATCGTGAATATAATTTGGAACAGACCAAAGCAGATTCTGACAAAGTGCAGACGCAAGCTGGCGGCGGACTCGATCAAGCATTATTTGTTCAGTTGAAAGAGTTGCGTAAAACTATTGCCAAGAAGCAGGGAAAGCCACCTTACACCATTTTCATGGACCCAAGCTTGGAAGATATGACGGTACAATACCCGATTACGGTAGAAGAGATTGGAAATATTTACGGAGTTGGAGATGGTAAGGCGAAAAAATATGGAAAAGATTTCGCAGATTTTATAAAGAAATATGTAGAAGAAAATAATATCGAGCGAACTCAGGATATGGTGATGAAAACCGTCGCCAATAAATCCAGTCATAAAGTCTTTATCATCCAAAGCACTGACAAAAAAATCGATCTGGAAGATATAGCGAAGGCTAAAAATCTTTCGATGGACGATTTGCTGAAAGAGATGGAGCGAATTGTATATCAGGGAACGAAGCTCAATATTAATTATTATATCGACGAAAATTTCGATGAAGATGTTGTTGAAGAATTTATGGAATTTATGGGAGATAGCGAAAGTGACAGCATGA
This genomic window contains:
- a CDS encoding ABC transporter permease; amino-acid sequence: MKQIKYLLKREFRLFLTNKTLISVFFLAPVFYALLIGFTYQSGKVENIPVIVVNHDNTPLSDQLLEMLQDSKAIKVLSYINEPANLKDETIKTEAAAVIIIPERFEAMMLQKKYPEVNVYVNTSNVLTANFATKAIQQTLGTFSAGAEIKALQKKGMNADLAKTQFEPFKANYITLFNTTSNYLVFMWPAMMAVVLQQVILLAMAVSFSEEFKRESFIKDFAGKEKYAVAVMAIKCLPIWVFANFNILFFYLCSLYFKIPVPDNVWNFFLITAVFVVAATNLGVLVSIVIPDALKATQYLMVIASPAFIISGFTWPTYAMPEFIKNFTAIIPLTPYLEALKIMVVQNGSAILTKKYLVHLLILGWVYFIIGWIALKIKIHFLFKKYNISEDYEEEIPSQENPNLIIDDENFLN
- a CDS encoding Crp/Fnr family transcriptional regulator, producing MKLLDQISKYIKVDAVTEDFFRNETQTKTFAKGELLSHQNTYNRNVYYMEEGLARTYYFEKGRDITTNFYSEGKSFGSIDTIFANVPTIYNIETLEESTITFCDYKKLEELCSVSLTSANFSRFLLGNLMTQMSKRVNSLQHMTAKEKYVQLLEENPNIILRAPLGMIATYLGISQETLSRIRSEI
- a CDS encoding DUF1569 domain-containing protein, which translates into the protein MQDVFNAKESQIYIDRINNLTPFAVPLWGKMSVDQMLAHCNVTYEMVYEPQKHKSPGGLAKFILKKFVKPKVVGEKAYSKNSPTSPQFLIKERQDFILEKKRLIGFIQKTQQLGREAFDGKESFSFGKLKAQEWNNMFAKHLNHHLDQFGV
- a CDS encoding VOC family protein, which codes for MASIHPYLTFDGTCEEAFNFYKSVFGGEFPMVGRFGEMPAPEGMPPLPEELKNRIMHISLPISDETILMGSDTMPGIHDHQIGNNVSLSVNTTSKEEADHIFNGLSAEGTVTMPLEETFWGAYFGMWTDKFGILWMVNYDDPTKVQPH
- a CDS encoding 3-oxoadipyl-CoA thiolase; the encoded protein is MKNAYIIDGTRSAIGNFKGSLAPVRTDDLMASVLKSLIKKNPGLPLDKIDDVIIGCANQAGEDNRNIARMALLLAGIPINVPGETVNRLCASGMSSIVQAMRAIKSDEGDLFIAGGVEGMSRAPYVLSKSASAFGTDSKMFDSSFGWRFINPEMEKTYGIDAMGKTAENLAEMYHITREEQDDFALNSQMKAAKAQENGRLGEEISEIVIPQRKGDAIIINKDEFIKPNSTLEVLGKLRPAFVKENGSVTAGNASGLNDGAAAVIMASDEAVKKYGLKPLAKIVCSAVVGVEPKIMGIGPVDATKLALKRAGLTLDQIDIIELNEAFAAQSIAVLKELGLKNDDPRVNVNGGAIALGHPLGMSGTRITYSAALELSKTGKRYALATMCIGVGQGYAVILENVNL
- a CDS encoding tryptophan-rich sensory protein gives rise to the protein MRKILQIANGFFLVFTIVFNYLSNTGIFNGKTIANVSNQYHNLFTPAGYAFSIWGLIYLLLIGFVFYTGRSLFNPSKNEADDFVEKIGWWFVISCVVNCVWILTWLYGFTGISVLVLLITFFSLLMILMQALKYNSGAAEKWFINFPFQIYAGWVSVALIAAASAWLTKIAWNGWGLSEISWTIILIIIALIIHLYMTWKKNAPVFSLVAVWALVAIAIANKAVSQQIYLMALVAAGILFVSSFIKIFFKKSNA
- a CDS encoding MBL fold metallo-hydrolase — translated: MIPFFSFAALAVAAVFLFLQQPQFGKAPSGKRLERIIKSPHYKKDKFDNIKVTPQLAEGTSITGVIFRFIFEKNKNLKPQQKFKFTKTDLINLDPTENVYVWMGHSSYYIQIEGKRILVDPVFSGNASPVNFTTKAFEGTDLYSTDDIPELDYLIITHDHWDHLDYKTVKKLNPKAKQVITGLGTGEHLEYWKYDPKKIIELDWGENFDLGNGFKVYVETARHFSGRGLKRNQAIWASFIFETSERKIYIGGDSGFDDHFEKIGNRFGGFDLAILELGQYNEDWRYIHMLPEEFLVASKNLKAKRIIPVHNSKFALSLHDWKEPLQKVTALNERENLRFITPKIGEKVNWENEQKVYEKWWESYE
- a CDS encoding SRPBCC family protein, which codes for MHENVVIKQRVNAPVEKVWNALTDKAQMKEWYFDIPDFELGVHNEFNFYEPGEEKKFHHHGQILEVIPQEKFKHTWSYPEFSKDKSIVKWRLEEDQDGTVITLTHKGLEYFDHLGSDFQKESFESGWNTLIGENLKKYVEK
- the tatC gene encoding twin-arginine translocase subunit TatC gives rise to the protein MIEGKEMSFLGHIGELRGHLIRSLIAVVVCAIVIGFNVNWIMDHIFFGPTRNDFFTFRVVNHFSREIIGEDSITLPGNFAVQQKKLFEQFNVMMAVSIFGGLVAAFPYLIWELWRFISPALHPKERKNSVFVINFIWILFALGILCGYFLILPFAINFGLLFKVSDTITQLFDLTDYTTLFLQIVLGMGLVFLFPVIVYFMTSIGILTPQFMRKYRKHAIVLIMVVAAIITPADVLSMMMAALPLLLLYEFSIMMSSYTFKKVQKRKLEDL
- a CDS encoding KpsF/GutQ family sugar-phosphate isomerase, with protein sequence MNTQEILNLAKQALAIEIAELENLKNRLDSEFVRAVEIINKSSGKLIVVGIGKSAHVGNKMVATLNSTGTPSQFLHASEAIHGDLGVIQKSDVVLCISNSGNSPEIVTLLPFLKEYSSALIGMTGNSKSRLAESADVILDTYVEKEACPIKLAPTSSTTLQMALGDALAVCLMELNGFKENDFAKFHPGGSLGKNLTAKVEQFLSPQKPQVSENSSVRDIIISVSGSKHGITVVTDHDEIIGVITDGDLRRMLMSDQDFSKLTAKDIMSKNPKSIDKRMLAKEAMQILKDKNIGQLIVTEENKYFGIIDIHRLLDEGIN